Within the Miscanthus floridulus cultivar M001 chromosome 17, ASM1932011v1, whole genome shotgun sequence genome, the region TTCAGCCCATCTCCCGCACCGCGCGCTCCGCAGCGGCCCAGCCAGACGCCCACGCCGCACCTTCTCTCTCTTACCCGCTGACACCCCAGGCCCAGTCGTCAGCCCTTTCTCCTATCTCTTGTCGTCGACACAGACTCTTCGTGGTGGCTGTGTCCATCTCCGCCTCCGCCTTGATTCCTCATGGCTTGACGTGACTCGCACGCCGAGCTGCCCTATAAAACCCGGATGCCTGCACCATAATCCGCCGCCTCCTGCCATGCCCTAGTGCAAGCTATTGCCTCGCCTCAAGCCACCCCGTGTAGTCAAATCTGTGCCGCCGACGAGCCGTCTGCTGTGCCAAGCTCCGCGCCGCCTCCGCTTGCTCCTCGCCGCCACAATCCTTCGCAGTAAGTTCGTTGTCTCCTCCTCTATACTTCCATGTCTTCTCCATCGAAAATTGTGCACCATAGGGTCGTTTTTTAGTTTTGCTACCGAGctccgtcgccggccatggcacgTCGCTGTGATTTTCCCTGTTCCGGTCAGCCGCTGTCGCCTCTTCCACTGCTGATCTAATCTCGGCCGCCTGCGTCTGATCCGACGGCCGATATtcatccataccccttcgtttggGAATTTTGCAAAAGCGCCCCCGATGTTTTCTGAAATCAACCCGCAGACCATAGCGTAATCACATATTACGTTTTTTTCCTTTGAAAAGCGTAGTTTCAtcagtttagatccaaaatacgttttcacctatttttagatttgccactgattttgttttagccataacttctccgttttaactccgatttgacccgttcgaattgtgttaggtttgtaatttcataatctacatgttcatactactgttaagtatgttttcaacttttaaaatttgatgttaggtttaatctattattttgttaaaggaaatcttgtttaaatcatatcttctacgtttttaCTCTGTTTTAGCCTAtttaagttgcgttagattcatagcgacgagatctacacgtatatggtatatgtaataaactttaaaagatgtttttttagTAATATGaatcaagggggctagagcattgggctatttttatggtgctctagattcatctccctaaggacttatctgtaagtgatcatccgggacttactgtacaactgtgagggctatatggctctggctttagctcagtatgaggacattttctatcttgttagtggttacctttatggcgcaagaggggtgtgttcatTTGCCTGAGGGAAATGGAGGAAAGTACCGGACCTGAGGGAAGATCATTTGCCTGTACACACCTTAAAATGGTGAAGATCAAATGTTTGAAGAATGATAGTAGAGTCCATTTGTTGGCACAACTGTTCGTGGACAATGGGGTACCCATTGGGAATATATATGTCCGTCAGCACAGCACCTGTGAGTCATACATTTGCTTCGTATTTTTGTTTAGTGTTTAACATTTGCTTTGTATCTCTTATTTGATATTCGTTTGCAATGTCTGTTCTGTCGTTACTGTATTGGTTACATGGAAAGGCTAGACTGTTTAGATGTTCTTGATTCCTTTATGGCGCATGATTGTCTGATTGACACCCATGGTATCATATCTTTTCTAATATTTTCCACCAGGCCATAGAACAAAACCTCGGTAGCATGAAGCTGGAGCGAGGCTGCGACTTAGGAAATGATGTTCTGGCAACGTAGCTTTAATTTTCATGTAAGGTATCGTGTTTGAGCTGCAAGAAACGACTATGGTTTTTGTGGTACTGTTATCAATGTCGTGTCACCAAAATTGTTACgatgcttgttttttttttgtgcctTGGATATTGTATGGCTATCCGGATGTTAGAGCATCCTTCTCTAGGATTACTAAGGGCGTGATTGGTAGCCTTGATGGAGCCGTCCAAAGCGTCATCTGGCACCATGTCATGTACTATCTCTGTGTTTGGTTCCCTGTGTCGAACGAAATCGATGCATTGGACCGTGCATTTGAGGCCCCTGGTGCAGGCTCGCAGCGTACCTAGAAATCGGGCTTCCCATGCGAGCCGGGATGGTGTGGTGCGACGCGTGGCCTAGGGACCCATGTGtcatacactcaaaactcacatccaTACATGCAACAAAACAAGATGCCATCTCATATTGGACCAACAACAAAGAAAACCAAACACGATTGAGTGCACAGTTTAAGCATGCATCTCACCATTCTAGACTGGCTCTCTATCCCAACTCCCCATCACCCAAGtaaccaatcacgccctaagCGAATCCTTCTGAACCCTGGACCGTTGGGCAAGTAAGATCTTGTCTCTCTTAAAATAAGGTTGTTCCCTCGTCCATCGACCTGCCCCTTATATGACCATCAGTTCAAGGAAGCTATCCTCATCTCTTGCATGTTTTCCCGGTTGGCATGGACATTGATTTTTTTCAAAAGCTTAACTTGTATGCAATGGCGCCCACATACCTCTACAGGCAGTGCTCTACGTATGTCTGTTGTCAATATTTGTGCTTTATGTATGTGTGCATATATTAATCGACAGAACGGTTTCTCAGCAAGGATGAAGTACCCAACATTTTGCTTGTTTATTTCTATTTTGAAACATATATATTGAAAACTTTCCTCATTTGAAATACAGTTTTTTTACTATTTCCTACGTTTTTCCAGTGAGAATGAACCCATTCTTGTAAAATTCTCATATAATTTCTGTAAATTTTTTGTGTTCTAAAAAGGGGGTCTAAGTAGGAAGTTTACTTGAAAAATTTTATTGAAAACTAAGCTTCTTCCAAAAAAAAATCAGAGAAAATTGATCTAAAAAGAGTATGTGGGATTTTTTTTTTACGGAAGGAGAAAAGTAGACAGGTACGAAGAACTGATTTCAGGAAAGGAATCCAATCTATCCAACCTGATCAACTTTGGCCTACAGACTTTGGTGGATTTTATACTAACAGTGTTTCGATATAGgcctgttcgctttgctgaaaaaacaagccgaaatactattccggctgatttgttgtaagagaaaaacactgttccgattgaaaaaacaagctgaaaagtacggattataagacaatcGAACAGAGCCATAGTGGCATGTAATGACTTTGACCTGCCGCCGAACTTTCCCCCGGTCACAAAAGAGAACCGTTCCGGATCTCGTACAATCTACATGTCACATGTCTAAATCGGTCATCAAATTACTTCGCTAAAATGAACTAATCTGGCTCAAGTACTGAAATGATTAAACAAGGTGGTCAAACAAGTCCAGAAACAAATATTTGATCATCTGTAAAGTTTCTTTACCAAAATGTGCTAGATTGGGAGAAGAAAGATACAGAGGACCTACCAAAAGGACACAAGAAACGGGCGCATGCAATGATCAGGCACGCCTGTAACAGGTAACAAACTTCCCGGCACGCCATAACGCAGAATCTCTGACCGGTCCTCTGTGACCAACCTGACCACCATGTTTCGTTGTACAAACCAAATAACTGAATAAGCACCAGTCAACCATCAAGCATTATTTCTGGAGGCCCAGCATGACTTATGCATACCTTTTATCGCAGTATAAGTAGTTGAAGAACTAAACAGGCTTGTCCCAGCATCTCGCTAATCACACTGAACGAGTTTACTAAGGGCAGGAGAATGCTGTTTTAATACAATTAAACATGGCGgatgatgaaaagaaaaaaaaattcactGCTATGCAATGCTGAATAAACAAAGATATGGTACAATTTGTCTAAGTATGAGAATAAACAAACCATTGAAGACGAACTACCAATTTGATTTCACTGAGAGATAAACGACAGGTCTGTACACAGAGTAACATACATTCTAAATTCCATCAAATCTAACCATATGTGACTACATCAAGGTTCTCTGTTTCAGTAGGGATGCGACGGAAGAGCCAGCACCACCTAAGATAATACTGTAGGGAGGTCTACCTTTTGAAGGATGGGAGTTCAGAAGCTGTTATAATAAGGTGACTAAATAGAGGAATGAAAGAATGACAGCTCTTGCTTTTAGCATTCAGATAATCTTCATGCCGCTGGTCTGCGTTTCCTCTTATAAGGTGACTAAATAGAGCAATGAAAGAATGACAGCTCTTGCTTTTAGCATTCAGATAATCTTCATGCCGCTGGTCTGCGTTTCCTCTTATAAACCCGTTTAGGGGAACGAGGAGCTACAGCATCAGCACTGTTGATATTTTTAACACGATCATTCATGGGTTGCTCTTTCAGTGGTTGACTGTTAATTGGTGTTGCACCTGTTTCCGAAATAACTTGGGTGTTTGGAGACCCACCTATACTAATCTGCCTCCTCAAACGCAATATCTCACCTTTGGCTGTGGCCAATTCTTCTTCAAGTTTCTTAGACCTTACTTCAAAACTCCCCCTCTCAGTCCCAAGCCTTTTTATGGTATTCTGAGCATCTTCCATGTTTTCCTGAGCTTCAActgttcttttcttttgttcctcAAGGGACTTTGATAGCATCTCTTTCTCCTCTTTAATAGCAGAAATCTTGGACTTAGTTGTTTCCAGCTGCTTAGACAGAGATAGTGTACTCTTAGTCACCTCACTTAGTGATCTAGTGGCCTCATCCAAGTCTACTTGAAGACCTTTTCTTGATTCAGACACTATCACTGATTGTTTCACCAAAGCGTCAAGCTCCATGTTTAGAGTAGCATTGATTTTACGCTCTTTAACTAGCTCATTTTGCGTGGACTCTAACTGCTTATATGCATCCAGCAATTCTTTATTAAGGTCACTATGTTCTTCTGAAACCGAAAGTAACTGCTTCGAGGTGACCTCGAGTTCTCCTTGTGACTTTTTAAGTACCTCCCTCACTGATGCCAGCTCATCTGAAAGACTTGAAGAAACTGACTCTGCCTGCTCTATTTTGTTAGCCAGAGCTTGCCTCACTTCACTGGCCTCATCTGTTAATTTTGAAATCTGAGTCATCAAGTCCTGATTTGATCTCTTTACTTGATCAAGCTCTTCAGAGAGTTTAAACACCTCATTTTTGGAATCTCTTAGTGCCTCTTCAGTGGACTGAACAAGGTCTGACAAACTTTTCCTGGCAACAACTTCATTATCTAGTATTGTTCTGGTGGTGTCCAATTCATTGTTCAACTCGGCTATTCGAGTTCTGTCTTTGTTAGAGTCACTCAATGCAGCAGAAAGTTTTTCTTCAAGCTGATTGAGCTTATCATCTTTCTGAAATAATAGTTCAGAATCGTGAGAAGCCCTCTCTTCAGAAGCGGTTTTCAGGTATGTATACTGAGTCACTAAAGCACTTACTTTTTCTTCCACTTCACCCTTTTCAGTGTATAATGTTTGAACTTTCTCATTCAGTGAGTTAATAAGTGACACCTTTGATTTAAGATCATCTTTAGCTGTATGAACATCTTTCTCCAGTTGCTTTATTTGGGAATTTGCCTGCTCTAGGTTCTCTTTAGCTTGATTGTAGATCACATTCAGGTTCTCGTGGTCCTTTTCCTTGGCAGAAAGTGATGAGCTCAGCTCCCTGATGTGTTCCTCCTTGCCATTTACCTCTTGGTTAAGTAGATTTACCTTACCATGCAAAATATCAAGCACTTCAATATTTTCCTTCAATTTTCCTTCAGACAAATGTTTGTCTTCCTCTGCTTCTGCAATACTGTTCTTAAGCCGATCTATCTCAAGGTTAAGCTGCTCTACTAGCTCCTTCTCCCTTTGAACTTCCTCAGTTAAAGATGTTATGGTTCTTCTAGATGAAGCCAACTGATCCTGCAGCAAGGCTTCCTCCTCCTGAAACTTTCTAGCTTCTTTCTTCAGTTTTACTTGTTCATCCAATATTCTTTTCTCATAGTTTTCCCTAAGCATCGACATTGCTGCCTCGTTTTCAACCAATTTAGTCTCCATCTGGGTAACAGAAAATTAGATTAATCAAATGGGAATCCTATCCATGAATTTAATTTATAGATATATAAAATTCTAAGATAACTTTTGACAAATAATCTCAACACAGTGAAGTCCCTTCTAGTATTCCACAGCAGTGCACAATTAACTTTTCCAGTACTATATTGACCATTGAGACAACTGATGCTGAATCCTAAGGTTCATGATGACTTATATCCTATAAACTTCTTGCTCATATTACCATGCTACATGAGTTGCTTGTTTCTTTATCTCAATCAACACAATACTTGGAGCAAAACACTTCAAAAGAGTCTACACGACAAAGCCTATGAAGATATCAGTATCACAGGTGCTAAGTAAAATCCAAAACTTATGCCATGATAAATTAGGTAATAGATACTTGTAGCAAAAACAGTAAATGGCTCTCCTGCATGTTCGAGTAAAAAAAAACAGTAAATATGCAATAATCAAAAGACAAGATTCTCGTCGAGGGTGTGGGTGTATAACTAGACCACCCAGGTTTCAAGTCCTCGGTGCCTATTTTCTTAATCAAATTCCACctagttcctcctaggttggtctagtttttttacggtgccgctgtgtaagggtggggcaagggttcgggggttttctgggcctgcgtgagaaggtcttcttcttaatgcaatgcctggGGGTGGTCATACCCTCGCAGGTCTAGTTTTTTTTCTGGGAAAAGAATTGAGGAAAGTTGGCCAATTACGAATCTGATGGCATGTCTGACAAATTAGCACCACAATTCTCATATGCCCTAAATATATGGCGAAGTGACTAAATGAATGAACAATCGTCCTTGTGATCAAAGAAGAATTACTAGCTTGTAGCTCATGACGTCATAAGGTAATCTGGTAGTGTACATTTttttacatgcatacaagatttAGGTTGGAAAACCAGTACTAGATTGCAACACCTGGTTATTTCTTCAgcgcaattttttttaatttctgtgagcaataacgcgggtctctatgaaccaatttggttttatgcccggaaggtcaaccatggaagccattttcttaataagataagttatggagcggtatagggagaagaaggacctacacatggtttttattgacttggagaaggcttatgataaaataccaaggaatgttatatggtggactttggacaaacataaagtcccaacgaagtacgtcgggctcattaaggacatgtacaacaatgttgtgactagtgttcgaacaagtgatgaagacacggatgactttccgattaggataggactacatcaagggtcagctttgagcccttatctgtttgccttagtgatggatgaggtcacaagggacatacaaggggacaacCCTTTGTGTATGCTtttcgtggacgatgtagtgttagttgatgaaagccggacaggagtaaataaaaaactggagttatggcgggagactttggagttcaaaagttttagactcagtagaactaaaactgagtatatgagatgtgacttcggcactactactcgggaggaggaagacattagtttggaatgtcaagtagcgcctaggaaggatacctttcaatatttaggatcaatgctatagagagacggggatattgatgatgttagccatagaatcaaagcagggtggatgaagtggcgccaagcatctggtgtcttatgtgacaaaagggtaccacagaagctaaaagacaagttttataggacggcgattagacctgctatgttgtatggtgcagatgTTGGCCTACggaaagacgacatgttcaacagataagtgtcacggaaatgcgtatgttgcgttggatttgcggtcatacaagaagggatcgagttcggaatgatgatatacgtgatagattaggggtagcaccaattgaagaaaagcttgtccaacaccagttgagatggtttggacatgtccaacggagacctccagcggcaccggtgcgtagtggaatcctaagccaggatactaatgtgaagagaggcagaggaagaccgaagttgacttgggtagagacaataaaaggagacttgaaaggatgaaatatacccaaagacttagccttagataggagtgcttgaaaaacagctattcacgtgcctgaaccttgattgcttctgctaggttttaactctagcctaccccaacttgtttgggactttaaggctttgttgttgttgttgcataTGAAATTTAATGTGCAAATTCTGAAGCAGTGAAGGATAAAAGTATAATAATTTCATAGAGTGATTATAGATGCATACAGATGAGATGATCGACTGCAAGGCCTTCTTTTCCTGTTGAGAAGTACCAAGAAGTCCAGCGAAAACACCAGAAGCAATAACTGCAATTGCATTTAGGAGACCTGCAAGTGGATTTCTTGCTGGTTGTCCTTGCTCATCAGGCTGATGTAGTTCTTCCCGAGGCTCCTCAGGCTGAGTTACATCAGCCTTTTGAATATCTGTTCTATCtgaaaggagaacaatgacaaccATTAAAGTTTTTCAACTCATAATTAGGTACGCTGATGGATGAAATATTGCACATGCCCGCACGGCAACAGGGGGTGTTGGAACCATTAATTTATCAATTACTTTAACAATGGGATCGTTTTGCCACCAAAACAGCTATGTTAACATTTATCATCAATCCAAACCAAAACCATACTAGGACATACCAGCGTTGTGGAATCCAAATGTGGTTCGCAGACAGAGAGGCTACCGACAAGCAATTAGTGAGTATAGGGATGATTAATTGGGATCATACACTAGTTTGATGCTAATATATGCATATATTTGATGATAATACTTATCTCAAAAAAAAATCTGAATACCTATTACTATGGAAATTAGGTACAATATCAATTAGATAACTTATACTGCACAATTAATTTAGTGAACTAGAAACGAAGCAAGCTATAAATGGGCAACAATAGTTCTCTATCAAATAGGGCACTAACGCCATCAGCGGCTGACCAAACTTTTTGACAacactgcaagtctgcaactcTGTAAAagactaagggtgtgtttggtttgaggaaggAGTGATCCATCATCTTCACtacttttttgtttggtttgtggaatagAATGGGTtgatccaccaccaccttatCTCTCACAAACTGGAAGTTATTAGTATAGGCATGAAGGGATTTGTTCCAACAAAATCATGGGATGAACTCATGATGCACCACCCATCTAGGATGGggtggttactcaaaccaaacacaTGGTAAATGCTGTCATGGACTAGCTATGTATGTGGGCTATCATGGTGTCTTGGGCTGATTTACATTATTAAATGGGTTATATAGCTGATTACATGGAAACTAGAAGATTGTTCACTTTTCATGTGGCTGAATTGGTGGTCCAGAACAGTATACCACTCCGGCTTGTATATGCGTGACAGTCTGGCTGCCTATCCATCTAATCAAACAATTAAATGGTGCTACCTATTAATTTCAACAGACACATAGGGGTCAAAATTCCAGTCCCCACCGACACTGTTAACATTTTTTTTCCCAGCCACTTCCTGTtacttaccgcctgtgaccggaaggtcccgggttcgagtcgcggtctcctcgcattgcacaggcgagggtaaggcttgccactaacacccttcttcagaccccgcacagagcgggagctctctgtactgggtacgccctttttagcCACTTCCTGTTACTTCAGGAAAACCTGAAAACGGTTCTAAACCGGTAAGCAGCTGGCGAAAGCAATATTAAAAGGGAGGACCCTTTTCGGGACCATTCTTGGGTTCCCGTTTTGCACCATGAAGTTCCCACCGGTATTCCCGTTTACCTATGCTTGAGGCGTGCATGCAAGAGCACAGCTGTTTGTCTCTCCACACCATTGCTGGCTTATTTTGTAACTCCTCTCGCACATGACTTCAACTAAAGTGGGCTAGGTAGGACTAACTGCAGGAGGAATAGAATTGGGTGGAATTGGATTATTTGCATTGAGCCTATTGGGCGGTATATATATAGAGATTGCATGACTTGGAGGTCAAGCCAGTACACGGGATTGTAATGTGTGGCAATCCCAAGCAGAGGAGTGGTGATGTGTTGGAGCCCCAATCGTAGGTGATGGCCACAGTCGGCGTAGGCCATAGGGTAATGTATGGGCAGAGGCGTGCAAGAACCGCATGCGTATGCGGGAGTCCCCTGGAGCGCCGCGTGCTGCACTACATCACAGTCAGAGATGGTGAAGATGCCAATGTAGTCGATGTCGGGGTAGAGATGTGTGACGACAACGGCGCCGAACAACGCAAACCGATCTTAGATCGGAAAAACAAAAGAAACGTCGATCAACGACCAGCGAGAGAGAAAACCTCAATCAACGGATTGGGAAAAGACTCTAGGGCAGCCGATCAACACAATCGGCAACGCAAGCCTTAGGTACGGGCAGGGGCAGCACTGCCCCGACAAAGATCCTCATGGATACTCTCCCCTGGGGCATACGTACAAGTGGAAGCTTTAGGGTTTGTGGCCTAGAATTTAAACTTAAACTCGTGATACCATGTATAGGAGGAATAAAATTGGGTGGAATTGGATTATTTGCATTGAGCCTCTTGGGCGGTATATATAGAGATTACATGACTTGAAGGCCAACTAGCCAAGCCGGTATATGGGATCGTAATCCCAACTAACGCTATCCTAGTTGTGATATACTAACACTAACCATCCCCTGGCTTCCTTGTGGTTGTGGGAACATGAACGTGCACTGGAGAACACAAGGGAGTCGGTTGGGCCTCTCTACAGCTGCTGTTGACCCACTAACAAAATGGACAGGCACACCAAAGAAATTGGCATTCACCAGTCATTGATtatactttatttttcaattaaacCTCCTTTCCTTCTTTGTCCTGTTAAACTGGTACTTTCGATTTTTCTTATATACATGCCATTCATGGAAAGATGTGGTTTTTTTTCCCAGCATCAGTGAGGATAACTAGACCAACACGCTGTGTCGATTTAAAATTATATTGTGTGAATACAAACTATTATTGTGTAGTCATGCTTAGTTTAACATTTGAGGAGATCGTATCATTATTTGTTTCCAATTTCAATTATCAGGTCCTGACCGTTATAGACATGTTTCCGTACGAATTGCTCTGTTTCCTATATCACGAAATACCGCTTATGCTTTCCCAGCTGGCCTTCCTGTTTCCGATTCTGTTTTCAGGTAAAAATATGAAATTGAAAGTGGTTAAAGGCTTCTCCCAACTGTTTTCATCCTTAATGGCACATACAATAGTGCAACTATTGGTTCCAAGCAAATATTAATGAGTTTGTAATTCTCAATCTTTACTCATGCACTAGCCGCATAAAAGCATCAGAGCACTGAGTGATCCATTTAAACAAAATTCTATGCACCATGATTCATGGCATCCCCAAGTTATGGCTATGACATGTGCTCTGCTCTATCTAGTTCATACATGGTCCAGAAAACATGCCAAGACTCAACTCCATTGAGTTACTTTTTCCACAAGAAATTTAATAGAATACTTCTATGGCTGAACTAAATAGTTTGTCCTGGACATAGCAATATATCAATAGAACATCATCATCACTGGAATACCAAATCCTATGACACCAAATATGGAGATTGTGTCCAGTTTCAGATATTATTCTTTTGCACAGATAGTATAGTTTGTTTTTCTGGAAAGTTCATAGGCCCTCCATGGACAAATGCACTGCTGACCTTAATCTACTATATAACAAAGAGTCGATGACAAGTATTTTACAACTACTACGATAAAGAGAAATATGCTAGAAAATACAAATATGCATCCTCGCCATATCAGGTGGAACCAGATGGGGGCATGAGTTTCCAACACCAAATGCATAGCCATTAGCCAGTATCAATACGTCAAGGTCCTAACTAGGATCACAGCCAGAATACAGTTAACACTAAAGAAGAGATCTATACACACCTGATTGTTCAATCCAAGATAAATTGGCAGCGTTAATGTATGACACTTTAATTAATGCTACATAGTATTTGCCCTACATATGCTTAAACAGCACCAGTAACATGCAACC harbors:
- the LOC136517635 gene encoding MAR-binding filament-like protein 1 isoform X1 translates to MGYHHLLLSPPVAQPPRPALLPPPRGRRGSGAGRVATAVFASASSAARSPAADDATRRRAVLLVGVSVLPLLRLRDAAAAAAARAQRSSIDLVTDRTDIQKADVTQPEEPREELHQPDEQGQPARNPLAGLLNAIAVIASGVFAGLLGTSQQEKKALQSIISSMETKLVENEAAMSMLRENYEKRILDEQVKLKKEARKFQEEEALLQDQLASSRRTITSLTEEVQREKELVEQLNLEIDRLKNSIAEAEEDKHLSEGKLKENIEVLDILHGKVNLLNQEVNGKEEHIRELSSSLSAKEKDHENLNVIYNQAKENLEQANSQIKQLEKDVHTAKDDLKSKVSLINSLNEKVQTLYTEKGEVEEKVSALVTQYTYLKTASEERASHDSELLFQKDDKLNQLEEKLSAALSDSNKDRTRIAELNNELDTTRTILDNEVVARKSLSDLVQSTEEALRDSKNEVFKLSEELDQVKRSNQDLMTQISKLTDEASEVRQALANKIEQAESVSSSLSDELASVREVLKKSQGELEVTSKQLLSVSEEHSDLNKELLDAYKQLESTQNELVKERKINATLNMELDALVKQSVIVSESRKGLQVDLDEATRSLSEVTKSTLSLSKQLETTKSKISAIKEEKEMLSKSLEEQKKRTVEAQENMEDAQNTIKRLGTERGSFEVRSKKLEEELATAKGEILRLRRQISIGGSPNTQVISETGATPINSQPLKEQPMNDRVKNINSADAVAPRSPKRVYKRKRRPAA
- the LOC136517635 gene encoding MAR-binding filament-like protein 1 isoform X2 gives rise to the protein MGYHHLLLSPPVAQPPRPALLPPPRGRRGSGAGRVATAVFASASSAARSPAADDATRRRAVLLVGVSVLPLLRLRDAAAAAAARAQRSSIDLVTDIQKADVTQPEEPREELHQPDEQGQPARNPLAGLLNAIAVIASGVFAGLLGTSQQEKKALQSIISSMETKLVENEAAMSMLRENYEKRILDEQVKLKKEARKFQEEEALLQDQLASSRRTITSLTEEVQREKELVEQLNLEIDRLKNSIAEAEEDKHLSEGKLKENIEVLDILHGKVNLLNQEVNGKEEHIRELSSSLSAKEKDHENLNVIYNQAKENLEQANSQIKQLEKDVHTAKDDLKSKVSLINSLNEKVQTLYTEKGEVEEKVSALVTQYTYLKTASEERASHDSELLFQKDDKLNQLEEKLSAALSDSNKDRTRIAELNNELDTTRTILDNEVVARKSLSDLVQSTEEALRDSKNEVFKLSEELDQVKRSNQDLMTQISKLTDEASEVRQALANKIEQAESVSSSLSDELASVREVLKKSQGELEVTSKQLLSVSEEHSDLNKELLDAYKQLESTQNELVKERKINATLNMELDALVKQSVIVSESRKGLQVDLDEATRSLSEVTKSTLSLSKQLETTKSKISAIKEEKEMLSKSLEEQKKRTVEAQENMEDAQNTIKRLGTERGSFEVRSKKLEEELATAKGEILRLRRQISIGGSPNTQVISETGATPINSQPLKEQPMNDRVKNINSADAVAPRSPKRVYKRKRRPAA